A stretch of Myxococcus hansupus DNA encodes these proteins:
- a CDS encoding protein kinase domain-containing protein, with translation MGSPAAAQPPDTWTPPQEFDEYRLVRAIGRGRTGRVFLAHDTLLERPVAVKFIPALGPNALARFLVEARAAARIQHPNVVTLYRVGQLEDQPYLVSEFIRGMSLDRLPKPQPWERVLAMGRDLARGLSAAHRRGVLHRDIKPGNAVLTESGEVKLLDFGLAKLLDRAAGATDTEAPTPSAPPELPAELDPEASPNLGARSLDGVFLPSLPRGSLVGTPYYMSPEAWAGEPLTARSDVYSLGVVLYELCAGKGPFRDVPWRELPERVRNRDAGPLAQAVPGVDAALAAVIDKCLRREPSERYATASQLLDALESLTREDVAQAVPEGNPYRGLQAFEAEHRAVFFGRRREQRAVLERMRAESFLLITGDSGVGKSSLCLAGLLPAVTEGGLEDGRHWRAVRLVPGRKPVSALAAALAPVLETDEEALASALHAEPTALVRQLRVKLGTRDGLLIYVDQLEELVTLATPAEAELAGQALGTLAEGASGVRLLATGRSDFLTRLSAVPGLGAEVPRALYLLRALTPEETRDAVTGPARVKGVRFESDALVDALVTSTLSAAEGGLPVLQFALAEMWEARDAAAGVMTQAVLDSLGGVAGALARHADAAVARLLPDQRVAARGVLLRLVTADGTRARKTDRELVGDDPRYRAALEALVHARLLVAREAQEGTSYELAHEALLSGWGTLARWLAEASERREVQSRLEAAAAHWEKLGFPRESLWGPRQLEETKVLDAGELTRRERDFLKASRRTMVRSRRTRQALVVGFVVSLGLVYGGLKLRERWGLDQQVRAELGQASQAMDGVRQEWGTLGAERAEAFRLYDGGRRADAERRWHRVGSRAGALRGRFDEVAGRLERALALAPGRHDVREALADFLYERALWAEQDEDASALPALLQRLRLYDLEGRRWRRWNAPARLTLETTVQGAEVELRPLGRDAQGHLQLGEALGTAPGRWVAVPVPPGTYQVSVRALGYEPVLQWVLLARGEERQVAVPLPRVGSVPEGFVFVPPGGVRFGSAAEASVRDFFNAVPMHPVEVPGFLIARHEVTYADWLAFVEALPPEQRAQRLPRVGTGGYAGLLQLSQEDGAWRLRFQPGNAPYVARAGAPLRYAKRSLRAEQDWLRFPVSGITFAEAEAYAAWLSESGRVPGARLCSELEWERAARGADGREYPHGDTLAPDDANIDTTYGKQPEGFGPDEVGSHPASRSPFGVDDMSGNVWEWTRSWLEPGKAVARGGSFAFAATSARASNRELPEPSLRDVTVGMRVCADMAPTVP, from the coding sequence GTGGGCTCTCCGGCCGCCGCTCAGCCTCCAGATACGTGGACTCCTCCGCAGGAGTTCGACGAGTACCGCCTCGTGCGGGCCATCGGGCGTGGGCGCACGGGTCGGGTGTTCCTGGCCCATGACACGCTGCTCGAGCGCCCTGTCGCCGTGAAGTTCATCCCCGCCCTGGGGCCCAACGCCCTGGCGCGGTTCCTCGTGGAGGCCCGGGCGGCGGCCCGTATCCAGCACCCCAACGTCGTGACGCTCTACCGGGTGGGGCAACTGGAGGATCAGCCCTACCTCGTCTCCGAGTTCATTCGGGGGATGAGCCTGGACCGCCTGCCCAAGCCGCAGCCCTGGGAGCGCGTGCTGGCCATGGGGCGGGACCTCGCGCGGGGGCTGAGCGCGGCGCACCGGCGGGGGGTGCTTCACCGGGACATCAAGCCCGGCAACGCGGTGCTCACGGAGAGTGGCGAGGTGAAGCTGCTCGACTTCGGCCTCGCGAAGCTGCTGGACCGGGCCGCGGGCGCCACGGACACCGAGGCGCCGACGCCCTCCGCGCCGCCGGAGCTGCCCGCCGAGCTGGACCCGGAAGCCAGTCCCAACCTGGGGGCGCGTTCGCTGGACGGCGTCTTCCTGCCGTCCCTCCCCCGGGGCTCTCTGGTGGGGACGCCCTATTACATGTCCCCAGAAGCCTGGGCCGGCGAGCCCCTGACGGCGCGCAGTGACGTGTACTCACTGGGCGTCGTCCTCTACGAGCTGTGCGCGGGCAAGGGGCCGTTCCGCGACGTGCCCTGGCGCGAGCTGCCGGAGCGGGTGCGCAACCGGGACGCGGGCCCGTTGGCCCAAGCCGTGCCCGGCGTGGACGCGGCGCTGGCGGCGGTCATCGACAAGTGCCTTCGCCGGGAGCCGTCCGAGCGGTACGCCACGGCCTCGCAGCTCCTCGATGCCCTGGAGTCCCTCACGCGCGAGGACGTGGCCCAGGCGGTGCCCGAGGGAAATCCATACCGGGGCCTCCAGGCCTTCGAGGCGGAGCACCGCGCCGTCTTCTTCGGCCGCCGCCGCGAGCAGCGCGCCGTGCTGGAGCGGATGCGCGCCGAGTCCTTCCTGCTCATCACCGGTGACTCGGGCGTGGGCAAGTCGTCGCTGTGCCTCGCGGGCTTGCTCCCCGCTGTCACGGAAGGCGGCTTGGAGGACGGCCGCCACTGGCGCGCCGTGCGGCTGGTCCCTGGACGCAAGCCCGTGTCCGCCCTGGCCGCGGCCCTCGCGCCCGTCCTGGAGACCGACGAGGAGGCCCTGGCATCCGCCCTCCACGCCGAGCCCACCGCCCTGGTGCGCCAGCTCCGCGTGAAGCTGGGGACGCGGGACGGGCTCCTCATCTACGTGGACCAACTCGAGGAGCTCGTGACGCTGGCGACGCCCGCGGAGGCGGAGCTCGCGGGGCAGGCCCTGGGCACCCTCGCGGAAGGGGCCAGCGGTGTGCGGCTCCTGGCCACCGGGCGCAGCGACTTCCTCACCCGCTTGTCCGCCGTGCCCGGCCTGGGCGCGGAGGTCCCTCGCGCGCTGTATCTGCTGCGCGCCCTGACACCCGAGGAGACACGCGACGCGGTGACGGGCCCCGCGCGCGTGAAGGGTGTGCGCTTCGAGTCCGACGCCCTGGTGGATGCGCTCGTCACGTCCACGCTGTCGGCCGCCGAGGGCGGCCTGCCCGTGCTCCAGTTCGCGCTCGCCGAGATGTGGGAAGCCCGCGACGCGGCGGCGGGCGTCATGACGCAGGCGGTGCTGGACTCACTGGGCGGTGTGGCGGGGGCGCTGGCGAGGCACGCGGACGCCGCGGTGGCGCGCCTGCTGCCGGACCAGCGTGTCGCGGCCCGGGGTGTGTTGCTGCGGCTCGTCACCGCGGATGGCACCCGCGCCCGGAAGACGGACCGTGAGCTGGTGGGCGACGACCCGCGCTACCGCGCCGCGCTGGAGGCCCTGGTCCACGCGCGCTTGCTGGTGGCTCGAGAAGCGCAGGAGGGCACGTCGTACGAGCTGGCCCACGAAGCGCTGCTCTCCGGTTGGGGCACGTTGGCGCGCTGGCTGGCCGAGGCCTCCGAGCGCCGCGAAGTCCAGTCCCGGCTGGAGGCCGCCGCGGCGCACTGGGAGAAGCTGGGCTTCCCCCGCGAGTCCTTGTGGGGACCCCGTCAGCTCGAGGAGACGAAGGTGCTCGACGCGGGGGAGCTCACCCGCCGCGAGCGAGACTTCCTGAAGGCCTCGCGCCGCACCATGGTGCGCAGCCGCCGCACCCGGCAGGCGCTGGTGGTGGGCTTCGTCGTGTCCCTGGGCCTGGTCTACGGCGGGCTGAAGCTGCGCGAGCGCTGGGGGCTGGACCAGCAGGTGCGCGCCGAGCTCGGGCAGGCGTCACAGGCCATGGATGGCGTGCGCCAGGAGTGGGGCACCTTGGGCGCCGAGCGCGCCGAGGCCTTCCGCCTCTACGACGGAGGCCGCCGAGCCGACGCGGAACGGCGCTGGCACCGGGTGGGGTCGCGGGCGGGAGCGCTGCGGGGCCGCTTCGACGAGGTCGCGGGACGGCTCGAGCGGGCCCTGGCCCTGGCTCCGGGCCGCCATGACGTCCGCGAGGCGCTGGCCGACTTCCTCTACGAGCGCGCCCTGTGGGCGGAGCAGGACGAGGACGCCTCCGCGCTGCCCGCGCTGCTCCAGCGCCTGCGGCTCTACGATTTGGAGGGGAGGCGCTGGCGGCGTTGGAATGCGCCCGCGCGCCTCACCCTGGAGACGACCGTTCAGGGGGCCGAGGTGGAGCTGCGCCCGCTGGGCCGCGACGCGCAGGGCCACCTCCAACTGGGAGAGGCCCTGGGCACGGCCCCGGGCCGATGGGTGGCGGTGCCCGTGCCGCCGGGCACGTATCAAGTCTCCGTGCGCGCGCTGGGATACGAGCCGGTCCTTCAATGGGTGCTGCTGGCGCGGGGTGAGGAACGTCAGGTCGCCGTGCCGCTCCCGCGCGTGGGGAGCGTGCCGGAGGGCTTCGTCTTCGTTCCTCCAGGCGGGGTGCGGTTCGGCAGCGCGGCCGAGGCCAGCGTGCGCGACTTCTTCAACGCGGTGCCGATGCATCCGGTGGAGGTGCCCGGCTTCCTCATCGCCCGGCACGAGGTGACGTACGCTGACTGGCTGGCCTTCGTGGAGGCCCTGCCTCCGGAGCAGCGCGCGCAGCGTCTGCCTCGCGTGGGCACGGGCGGGTACGCGGGGCTGCTCCAGCTCAGCCAGGAAGACGGCGCCTGGCGGTTGCGCTTCCAACCCGGCAACGCGCCGTACGTGGCGCGGGCCGGAGCGCCGCTGCGCTATGCCAAGCGGAGCCTGCGCGCGGAGCAGGACTGGCTGCGCTTCCCCGTGAGTGGCATCACCTTCGCGGAGGCGGAGGCCTATGCCGCGTGGCTGTCGGAGAGCGGCCGTGTCCCAGGCGCGAGGCTCTGCTCTGAACTGGAGTGGGAGCGCGCGGCGCGCGGCGCGGACGGACGCGAATACCCGCACGGCGACACGTTGGCGCCCGACGACGCGAACATCGACACGACGTACGGCAAGCAGCCCGAAGGCTTCGGTCCCGACGAGGTGGGGAGCCACCCTGCCTCGCGCAGCCCGTTCGGCGTGGACGACATGTCCGGCAACGTGTGGGAATGGACCCGTTCCTGGCTGGAGCCGGGCAAGGCCGTGGCGCGGGGCGGGAGCTTCGCGTTCGCGGCCACCTCCGCGCGAGCCTCGAACCGGGAGTTGCCAGAGCCGTCGCTCCGGGACGTGACGGTGGGCATGCGGGTGTGCGCGGACATGGCGCCCACCGTGCCCTGA